ATGGCCGCAGAAACCGGCGTTCATGAAGTTGCACAGAATGCCGCTGTCGAGGCCGCCGAGGTCGTTGCCCATGGCCATGTAACCGAGTTTCACATTGAGCGCCGGGGTAAACACGCTGCGCTCGTAGCTCAACTCGGTCAGGCGCGTGTACAGGCCACCGTAGTTTTCCTGGATCGGCAAGCGGTTGCCGACAAGGTCTTCCGAGGCGCTGTTGCCGCGACGGTCGTTGATGGTCAACTGGACTTTGCCGGCATTGTCGACGCCGTACAGTTTGCTCAGGTCGAACTGCACGCCGAGTTTGATGTTTTGCGAGTAGCGCGCCGAGCGATGCAGGCCGCCGTCGGCGTTGTATGCCATTTCACCGCTGTAATCGCCGGTGAACTTGATGCCTTGTTCATCCATCTGGTGACGCAAGCCACCCCAGTCACCGGTGAGGGTGCTGCGGGTCAACAGATCGGAATCGTTGTCGGCCAACGCGGGGAGGGTGGTGGTGCACGCGACGCCCAGCAACAGGCCTTTGAACAGGTCGGAACGGGAAAAACCAACAGCCGATAGCATGTAAATCTTCCTGCAGAAAACATGAGCAATAGGGGGGAAAGCAGCGCGGCACCCGAAGGTGCCGCGCTTTACGTGGACACCGTGATTTACGGCAGGGCGTAAGCCATCACGTAGTCGCCGCGATCGGTCGACTGACGCGCGCCGCCGGCGGTGATGACGATGTATTGCTTGCCGGTTTTCGGCGAAACATAGGTCATCGGGCCGCCCTGACTGCCGACTGGCAGACGTGCTTTCCAGACTTCGTCACCGTTGCCGCTGTTGAACGCGCGCAGGTAGAAGTCCTGGGTGCCGGCGATGAAGATCAAACCACCTTGGGTCGACAGGGTGCCGCCGAGGGTTGGCAGACCGATCTTGATCGGCAGGTGCATGCGGATGCCCAGTGGACCGGTGTCTTCAACGGTACCGACCGGAACCTGCCAGGCGATTTTCTGGGTCTTCATGTCGATCGCGGTCAGCGTGCCGAACGGTGGTGCCTGGCAAGGAATGCCGGCTACCGACAGGAAGCGGTTTTTGTTCACCGCGTAAGGCGTGCCTTTCAGCGGCACGGCGCCCATGCCGGTGTTGAGCGCTTCGCCACCGCCAGCGGCCTGGCCTTTGTTCTGCGACGGAATCATCTGAATCCACAGACCCAGACGCATGTCGTTGACGAAGATGAAACCGTGCACCGGGTCAGTGGAAATGCTGCCCCAGTTCATGCCGCCCAGCGAACCCGGGAAGCTCAGCGATTTATCCATGCCCGGCGCGGTGTACAGGCCGTCGTAGCGCATGCCTTTGAAGTCGATGCGGCAGAGCAACTGATCGTACGGAGTGGCGCCCCACATGTCCGATTCAGTCAGGTGCTGAGCACCGATTTCTGGCATGCCCACCGATTTCGGCTGGGTAGGGGAGTACGGTTCGTTCGGAATGTTCGCCGCTTTCACCGGCACTTCTTTCACGTCGGTCAGCGGTTTGCCGGTGGCGCGGTCGAGCACGTAGATCTGCCCGGCCTTGGTGCCGATGACCAGCGCCGGAATGCTTTTGCCGTCTTTGGTGAAGTCGATCAGGCTCGGCTGCATCGGCAGGTCGAAGTCCCAGAGATCGTTGTGCACGGTCTGGAATACCCAGCGCTCGTCACCGCTGGTGGCGTCCAGCGCGAGGATCGAAGCACCGTAGGTGTGATCGAGTTTGCTGCGCTCGACACCATAAATGTCGGTCGACGAACTGCCCATCGGCAGGAACACGGTGTTGGTCGCCGGGTCATAGGACATCGGCGCCCAGCTGTTCGGCGTGCTGCGCACATAAGTGCTGCCTTCGGCTGGTGCGTTTTTATCCTGCGGATTGCCCGGGTCGAACGCCCAGCGCATGGCGCCGGTGATCACGTCGAAACCACGAATCACGCCACCCGGCATGTCGGTCTGCACGTTGTCAGCTACGCGACCGCCAACCACCACGGTGGTGCCGGCCATCAACGGCGCGGACGACAACTGATAGTAGCTGTCCGGCACGTTACCCAGACCGGCCTTCAGATCAACCTGGCCGTTGTTGCCGAAACCCTGGCAGAACTCGCCGGTGTCCGCATCGACCGCGATCAGGCGCGCATCAATGGTGTTGGTCAGCAGGCGACGCTGGCAATTGGCGGCCGGCGCCGGTTTGGCTTCGATGATCGACGAGTTGCTCGGCTGAGCAATCGCTTTGGTGGCGTCGAAATAGGCCATGCCACGGCAGCGCTGCCAGACTTTCGACTGAGCGTTGATTGCGTTCTTCCACAGCTCTTTACCGGTGTCGGCATCGAGGGCGATCAGGTTGTTGTGCGGGGTGCAGATGAACACCTTGTTGCCAACCTGCAGCGGGGTCAGCTGATCTTCAGCGCCGTTGCCATCGCTCTCGGCGACGTCACCGGTGTGGTAGGTCCACGCCACTTTCAGCTTGTCGACGTTGGTGCGGTTGATCTGGTCCAGCGCAGCGAAGCGGCTGCCACCTTCGGTATTCCCGTAGTGCGCCCAGTCCTTTTGCGCCTTGTCCGGCTCGACCGGGGTCAGGCCCGGGCCGGTGCCGGTGGCGGCAACGGTCGGGTGGGCGACAAACATATTGCCGGCCGCTACAACCACGCCGACCGCCAGCACCGCAGCCACGGCGTAAGCGCCGCGACCGGCAACACCGCCGTTGGCACGCTTGAGCAGCGGATAGACCAGTGCAACGACCAGGCCGATCACACTGAACATGAACAGGCGCGAGAACACCGGCCAGAACACCAGGCCGGCATCACTCACCGCCCAGATCGTGGTGCCCACCAGGAACGCGGCGAACAACCACGCACCGGCCAGCTTGAAGCGCGCGATCAGCAGACCGGAAACGGCCATGACCAAGCCACCCACCAGGAAGTACCACGAGCCTCCCAGGCTGACCAACTTCACGCCGCCCGCAGCCAGCGCCAAGCCGAGCAGGGCGATGACGACGCCCAGCCCGATCAGAATGAATTTCGATATGCCCGAGAGGCGTTGACTCTGCTTCACGTTGAGTGTCCCGTTGAAATGAGGCGCGCATTATATAGTTAGGTAACTACCTAGTTAAATCACAAATTTCAACGTGAAGCTTAGTTCGCGGTTTTGACTCACGCTGCGGGGGGGCGCAGATGTGGAAATGTCTGTCGAAATGCGCACAAATATCGCTGTTCTGTCAGATTGATTGTGAGTTGTGACAGATATCGGATGCCGCGCCCTCAGGCATAATCCATTTTCACCGGGTTGTAAATGCGACGAATAACCGCCAGTCAGCCCGTTCCAGAGCGGTCTAAGGACGCATCGAGCTATATGGATATGCTTTTTTAATCTTGGAATTCGCCACGGTTTACCGCTCAACTGGCGCCTTTTTGATAGGTAGCTATTTATGTCCGAGCGGTGTGAGGTGGTGGTTCTGGGCTTGGGCGCGATGGGCGCTGCCACGGTTTATCAGTTGGCGAAAGCGGGGGTGAATGTAGTCGGCATCGACCGCCATCATCCGCCGCACAACCTCGGTTCTAGCCACGGCGATACTCGAATCACTCGGCTTTCGGTCGGAGAAGGTGCGCAATATGTGCCGATCGTGCGCAATTCTCATCGCGTCTGGCGTGAGCTCGAGGCACTGACGGGAGAGTCTTTGTTCGAGCAATCGGGCCTGTTGGTGCTGACGTCGAGCGCCGAGTTCGATCCTCAAGATGAGACCGACTTCACCTTGCGCACCATCGGCCTGGCGCGGACTTACGGCATCGAGCACGAAGTCCTGTCCGCCGGACAGATTCGCCAGCGCTTCCCGCAATTCGCCAACGTGCACGACTCAGCCATCGGCTATTTTGAACCGGGCGGCGGCTTCGTGCGCCCGGAACGCTGCATCGATGTGCAGCTCAAACTGGCCGAGCAACACGGTGCGACGCTTTATAAAGGCGAGACCGTTACCGCTATCAGCTCGAACGAAGAAGGGGTCACGGTCACCACGGACCGGCGCACGCTGTTTGCCAATAAGCTGGTGATCAGCGCGGGCAACTGGAACGGCGAGTTGCTCGGTGAACCGTATGAGAATCTGCTGAGTGTTTACCGGCAAAAGCTGTTCTGGTTCGAACTGGAAGAGAACGCCGGACTGGTCGGCCACTCACCGACGTTCATCTTCACCCACGGTCGCGGCGACGACAAAATCAACTACGGCTTTCCCGCGCTACCCGGCGAAAGCAGCATGAAAATCGCCACCGCGCAGTACCACACCGCAACGTCACCTCAGGCCATCGACCGTACGGTTTCAGCGGCCGAAGCGCAGGACATGTACGAGCACCAGATGCACGAGCGCATCGCCGGCGTGACCTCGAAAGTGCTCAAGTCGGCGGTTTGCGCCTACACCGTGACCCCGGATCGCCATTTCATCATCGATGAGCATCCGTCGCTGCAACACACCCTGTTCGTCTCGGCCTGTTCCGGGCACGGTTTCAAGCATTCCGCCGCGCTCGGCGAAGCATTTGCGCAGTGGTGCATGCGCGGCTCGAGCGACCTGGATCTGTCCTCTTTCTCCCTGAAACGCTTCGAAGGAAAACTATCGTGAAACGCGTCGCGCTCTCCGTAGCACTGCTGGTCGCCGCCCTGGGCAATGCCTATGCCGAAACCCTGAAAATCGCCGTGGTGCCTGTGCCCCACGCCGAAATCCTCGAGTTCTTGAAACCGGAGCTGGCCAAGGAAGGGGTGACGCTGGATGTCAAAGTCTTCTCTGACTACATCCAGCCCGACCGGCAGACGGATGAAGGCTTGCTCGACGCCAATTACTTCCAGAGCAAACCGTATTACGAGGCCTACAAAAAAGACCGGCCGAGCAGCGATCAAGTGCCGATTGTGGCCGTGCACATCGAACCGTTTGGCGCCTATTCGAAGAAGATCAACAACATCAGCGAACTCAAGGATGGCGCGACGATCGCCATTCCCAACGACCCGACCAACTCCGGTCGGGCGCTGCTGCTGATCGCCAAGCAAGGCCTGATCACCCTGAAGGATCCCGACAACATCATGGCGACGCGCCTGGACATCGTCAGCAATCCCAAGCATCTGAAGTTCCAGGAACTCGAAGCGGCGATGCTGCCAAGGGTGTTGAATCAGGTCGACATGGCGTTGATCAACGCCAACTACGCGCTGGAAGCCAAACTGGTGCCGCACAAAGACGCGCTGTTTATCGAAAGTTCGGAGTCGCCGTACGCCAATTACCTGTACGTGCGTCGCGACAAGGCCAACGCCCCGGCCGTGCAGAAGCTCGGCGCGCTGCTTAACTCACCGCAAGTGAAGCAGTTCATTCTTGAGCGTTATCACGGCGATGTGGTGCCGGCGTTCTGACTCAGTCGGGAGCCGCCAGAAATGCTGACGGCTCCCGACATCTTCAAGCGTTCTCTTCAAGCCGGCGCACATCGCCCAAGGAATCACGCTGCATCGATTGCAGGTTTTTCTCGATGGTTTCGCACAGCGCCTCCATCTGAATCTGGTGTTCGCTGTGGCGAAACGGGCTTTGCAGATCGGTGCCGATGCGTTCGATGGCCAGCAGCATAAAACCCACCACGGTCGAGGCCAGCGGCGTGAACCAGCCCAACGATTCCACCAGGCCGACGGGGACGATCAGGCAGAACAGCGAAATAAACAGCCGTGGGAAATACACATAAGGGTAGGGCAGCGGCGTATTCGCGATCCGTTCCATACCACCCTGACTGTTGGACAAATCCACCAATGTCGATTCCAGCCGTGCCAGACGAATGCTGTCCAGGCGCCCGGCCTTGTATTCGCGCGCAAGCAAAGTCGCTGATCCGGTGAGGATATCGTTGGCAAAGTTATTGGTCGTGCCACTGCGCGCGAATTCTTCGGCGGGAATAAACGCCCGAACTTCCTCAGGGCAAGGCTGACCTTGCAGATGCGCCGCGAGGCAGTTCACATAGGCGACGTGGCGGCGCAACAGGGTCGACTTGACCGGATTGACCTCGCCATCGGGATCATCCAGCAGCGTCAGCACCTGGCGGGCGAAGCTGCGCGAATTGTTGATCATCGAACCCCACAACGTGCGTGCTTCCCACCAGCGGTTGTAAGCGCTGCTGTTGCGGAAACTGATCAGCACGATCAATGCCGAACCCAATAACGTCAGGGGCATCAATGGCAGATTCAGCTTGGCGTTGAGGAACAGCATGAAATCGACGGTGACGGCGATGTCCCAGAGCAGCAGCCAGAACAACGCCCAGCCGACATAGCCCAGAGTCTTGATGATCAAACGGTATTTTCTGACGATGGCTGCTTTCAAACGGAAACCTCGTGGTGAGCGGTAAGCGTTAACGCCTTAGCTCGGACGCTGTTTTCGCGGGAAAGGTTCGCTAAATCGCTTCAGCTTTCGTCTCCGCGGGTTAATTAGCCCGGAGACGATTAAAGGAAAATGACAGGGACCTCTTCATCAGTCTGGCCATCGGCGTTTCGATTTTTTCGTGAATGACATAGGACGCACCGATCATTAAAACGACGGTGCCCCACAGCAGCAGGTGCGCATTGACCGTCGGATAGGCCATGTTGAAGATGATGAAACCGATCATTTGATGGAGCAGGTACAGCGGATATGTGAGCGCTCCCAAGGTCGTCCAGTTCAATTGCCCGATGGCGGCTGTTTTGTTGGTTGCGATCAACAGGAAGGTCATGAAGAACACGATAATGAAGCTGGCGATGATCGACGGATCGTACTCCGTCGCATATTTGCTTTCGATCGACTCGGCCCAAGTAATGGCGGTGAAGGTGGCCAAGGCCAATGCTCCCGCCACCAGGGCAATGCGCAGTTTTGTCATACCCTTCGCCCAGATCAGGTAGAACGTGGCACCGGCGATGAAATAGGCCGCGTAATCGGTGATCAATATCGAGCGCAGCTTTTCAAAAGCGAGGACTTCCGCGGTGGCCGAGACCAGTAGCCAGAGCACGAGGCAGGGTTCGATTTTGTCTATTTTCTTCAAGGCCAGGAGAATCGAGATCATCAGGTAGAACTTGATTTCTACAAACAGCGACCAGTACACGCCGTCGATGGGCGGGACGCCGAGCAGGTCGCCAAGGAAGGTCATATTGATCAGATATTGATAAAGATCCGCGCTGAACCTCGGCTGACCGAAGGCCAGTGTGATCAGAAAGGTGAGCGTGCAGCAGACCCAGAACGCCGGGCACAGGCGCACCACGCGGGAGATGAAAAACACTTGCAGATTGTTGCTTGAAGCCGTCATCAGGATGACAAATCCGCTGATCATGAAAAACAGCTCCACACCCAGGTAACCGTACTTGGCCACCTCGGCCAGCAGCGGGTAGGGCATGACTGACATATCGCCCCGCGCATAGCCGCGAAACGCGTAGTGAAAAATCACCACGGCGAGCGCTGCCAGAAAGCGCAGCAAGTCCAGTTCCTTCAGTCGTCGGTTGTTCATGTAGGGGCGCTCCGGACGTGTTAGCGCTGATCGAGAACTGACGACTCTGCCGAGTGAAATTCGACCCAAGGCGAAAGCTATGGATGCACGGGGCATCGACTGTCCCAGGCTTTGCGTGACGGTTATGGACCGCGTTGCCACATGCGGATGTAGTCGACCTCGAAGGTGGACGGCAGGTCAGCGTCGTCGACCACGCCGAACCATTTCCACATGGCCTCACTGTCAAAGACGATCTGCATCGGGAAGAAGAAGTGGCGGTTCTTCGATTCCCTGACCAGCACGCCATCGACGTACCAGCGCAAGGTGTCGGGCTGCCAGTCGAAGCCGTAGACATGAAAGTCGCTGGCCAGGCGCCAAGGGCTGGTCCAGGTGCTGCCGTTGGCGATGTGTTCGTTGCTCTGTGGCGTCGCCCATAAGTGGGCGTTCATGTTGTAGGAGCGATCCGAGGCTGCGTTCTTGGTCTTGCCGCCAATTTCGAAGATGTCGATCTCGGTGGCGTTGTCCGTGAAGCCCGTCCACGCCAGCCAGAATGCGCTCGACGCTGCGGAGTTCATCGGTTTGGCGCGCGCTTCGTAGTAGCCGTAGAACCCGCGTTCACGGGTACGGACCATGGCTGAGGTGTAATCCTTGAAACCGAGCTCGACGTACTTCTGCGGCAAGGTTTCCTTGCGAAAGACAATGTTCAGATGGCCGTTGCTGACGCTGGCATTGCGTGGGGTGAACAGCGCCGGTTTGCGTCCGAGCGATTCGTTGCCGATGGCATTGTTGACGTGCCAGCGCGCGGGGTCGAGGGTGCTGCCGTTGAAGTCGTCAGACAGCGTCGTGTTGAATGCCCAGCGCCCGGCATTGGCCTGGTCGGACAGCGGCAGATAGGCGTGCTGATGCGTCGGAACTTTGCCGAGCGGCCCGACGCGGGTCCAGGTATCGGCATGGCTGGGGACGGCCACTGACCATTTTTGTGCCAGGTATTGAAATGCCTGCTGGCGCTCTGCCAAGGACGCGAACGGGCGGTCGTAAACCAGCACCTCAGCGATGTCGCCGCGAAAGTTTTCCGACGTGCCGACGGCATTGCGCCCGACGGCATACGGGCCGATCGGCACATCCTGCAGTTCCAGGACGGAAACCGTCGGTTCATACGCGGCGGTTTGCGCCAGGCTGATGGCGAAGTTGGGCAGCACATTATCGTTGTGGGCGGTTTGCGCACGTGAACTGAACAACCGTTGCCAAGGGTCGACCCCAGCCTGTTCGGGCAATCGACGGGATACGATCAATACCGTAACAGGCCCTTTTGCGCTGCGAATGCTTTTGCCCAGAAACGCCGAAGTA
This region of Pseudomonas sp. R84 genomic DNA includes:
- a CDS encoding glucose/quinate/shikimate family membrane-bound PQQ-dependent dehydrogenase, with amino-acid sequence MKQSQRLSGISKFILIGLGVVIALLGLALAAGGVKLVSLGGSWYFLVGGLVMAVSGLLIARFKLAGAWLFAAFLVGTTIWAVSDAGLVFWPVFSRLFMFSVIGLVVALVYPLLKRANGGVAGRGAYAVAAVLAVGVVVAAGNMFVAHPTVAATGTGPGLTPVEPDKAQKDWAHYGNTEGGSRFAALDQINRTNVDKLKVAWTYHTGDVAESDGNGAEDQLTPLQVGNKVFICTPHNNLIALDADTGKELWKNAINAQSKVWQRCRGMAYFDATKAIAQPSNSSIIEAKPAPAANCQRRLLTNTIDARLIAVDADTGEFCQGFGNNGQVDLKAGLGNVPDSYYQLSSAPLMAGTTVVVGGRVADNVQTDMPGGVIRGFDVITGAMRWAFDPGNPQDKNAPAEGSTYVRSTPNSWAPMSYDPATNTVFLPMGSSSTDIYGVERSKLDHTYGASILALDATSGDERWVFQTVHNDLWDFDLPMQPSLIDFTKDGKSIPALVIGTKAGQIYVLDRATGKPLTDVKEVPVKAANIPNEPYSPTQPKSVGMPEIGAQHLTESDMWGATPYDQLLCRIDFKGMRYDGLYTAPGMDKSLSFPGSLGGMNWGSISTDPVHGFIFVNDMRLGLWIQMIPSQNKGQAAGGGEALNTGMGAVPLKGTPYAVNKNRFLSVAGIPCQAPPFGTLTAIDMKTQKIAWQVPVGTVEDTGPLGIRMHLPIKIGLPTLGGTLSTQGGLIFIAGTQDFYLRAFNSGNGDEVWKARLPVGSQGGPMTYVSPKTGKQYIVITAGGARQSTDRGDYVMAYALP
- the solA gene encoding N-methyl-L-tryptophan oxidase codes for the protein MSERCEVVVLGLGAMGAATVYQLAKAGVNVVGIDRHHPPHNLGSSHGDTRITRLSVGEGAQYVPIVRNSHRVWRELEALTGESLFEQSGLLVLTSSAEFDPQDETDFTLRTIGLARTYGIEHEVLSAGQIRQRFPQFANVHDSAIGYFEPGGGFVRPERCIDVQLKLAEQHGATLYKGETVTAISSNEEGVTVTTDRRTLFANKLVISAGNWNGELLGEPYENLLSVYRQKLFWFELEENAGLVGHSPTFIFTHGRGDDKINYGFPALPGESSMKIATAQYHTATSPQAIDRTVSAAEAQDMYEHQMHERIAGVTSKVLKSAVCAYTVTPDRHFIIDEHPSLQHTLFVSACSGHGFKHSAALGEAFAQWCMRGSSDLDLSSFSLKRFEGKLS
- a CDS encoding MetQ/NlpA family ABC transporter substrate-binding protein; amino-acid sequence: MKRVALSVALLVAALGNAYAETLKIAVVPVPHAEILEFLKPELAKEGVTLDVKVFSDYIQPDRQTDEGLLDANYFQSKPYYEAYKKDRPSSDQVPIVAVHIEPFGAYSKKINNISELKDGATIAIPNDPTNSGRALLLIAKQGLITLKDPDNIMATRLDIVSNPKHLKFQELEAAMLPRVLNQVDMALINANYALEAKLVPHKDALFIESSESPYANYLYVRRDKANAPAVQKLGALLNSPQVKQFILERYHGDVVPAF
- a CDS encoding bestrophin family ion channel → MKAAIVRKYRLIIKTLGYVGWALFWLLLWDIAVTVDFMLFLNAKLNLPLMPLTLLGSALIVLISFRNSSAYNRWWEARTLWGSMINNSRSFARQVLTLLDDPDGEVNPVKSTLLRRHVAYVNCLAAHLQGQPCPEEVRAFIPAEEFARSGTTNNFANDILTGSATLLAREYKAGRLDSIRLARLESTLVDLSNSQGGMERIANTPLPYPYVYFPRLFISLFCLIVPVGLVESLGWFTPLASTVVGFMLLAIERIGTDLQSPFRHSEHQIQMEALCETIEKNLQSMQRDSLGDVRRLEENA
- a CDS encoding acyltransferase produces the protein MNNRRLKELDLLRFLAALAVVIFHYAFRGYARGDMSVMPYPLLAEVAKYGYLGVELFFMISGFVILMTASSNNLQVFFISRVVRLCPAFWVCCTLTFLITLAFGQPRFSADLYQYLINMTFLGDLLGVPPIDGVYWSLFVEIKFYLMISILLALKKIDKIEPCLVLWLLVSATAEVLAFEKLRSILITDYAAYFIAGATFYLIWAKGMTKLRIALVAGALALATFTAITWAESIESKYATEYDPSIIASFIIVFFMTFLLIATNKTAAIGQLNWTTLGALTYPLYLLHQMIGFIIFNMAYPTVNAHLLLWGTVVLMIGASYVIHEKIETPMARLMKRSLSFSFNRLRAN
- a CDS encoding family 16 glycosylhydrolase; the protein is MMIKRSLAGLLLWLSLACSAAPSPPTAGLVLWLDAADASSLSLNAQNRVQRWGDKSGQSHDARVDEGAEQPQRLENAVNGHAVVRLSGTSAFLGKSIRSAKGPVTVLIVSRRLPEQAGVDPWQRLFSSRAQTAHNDNVLPNFAISLAQTAAYEPTVSVLELQDVPIGPYAVGRNAVGTSENFRGDIAEVLVYDRPFASLAERQQAFQYLAQKWSVAVPSHADTWTRVGPLGKVPTHQHAYLPLSDQANAGRWAFNTTLSDDFNGSTLDPARWHVNNAIGNESLGRKPALFTPRNASVSNGHLNIVFRKETLPQKYVELGFKDYTSAMVRTRERGFYGYYEARAKPMNSAASSAFWLAWTGFTDNATEIDIFEIGGKTKNAASDRSYNMNAHLWATPQSNEHIANGSTWTSPWRLASDFHVYGFDWQPDTLRWYVDGVLVRESKNRHFFFPMQIVFDSEAMWKWFGVVDDADLPSTFEVDYIRMWQRGP